One segment of Brassica napus cultivar Da-Ae chromosome C3, Da-Ae, whole genome shotgun sequence DNA contains the following:
- the LOC106433605 gene encoding ATP-dependent RNA helicase DBP3 yields MAKGDDALARKKNKSNRKKMNRKNDSATVSTRIAAIIAAKKRRQTGKRSMCQGMCFSLPTPEDPFNEKLGKVDIAKKKKKKAKTRDALSVNKSLRQAKKPSRVSIGGPPKFLMLCLSDIESSFYQLEKPLFTSTWGIEFWKSFHSGKHVVETSGTSSTLEQIAWIVSTATDAISTRDKDEENPLSNSPFLLYLVPSQSKAAQVRSVCKALKRLGVHAVSLHNGAELDHQISGLKSLEPEFLVSTPERLLEIVALKGVDISGVSLLVIDELGSLCASGYLDAVKSIKQAISSEHRSIVFNDSFSASYIPAIQSLLGRSVNRLSLSDSVASQASCIIQTVNVCASEKKKLQKFSEVLDSASSRGIYIVAKEESFRKLTALLKLKGLTVVIFNSESTIIPAITKRGGQLAYLIDIEQFDSTEMKNFETVLLPDFVPSFQTYVEILTSMARDSVRGVLHSFVTEEEDVSGLAGSLVNVLEDCGQCVPDSWRNLSASMSD; encoded by the exons ATGGCGAAAGGCGACGATGCTTTGGCGAGGAAGAAGAACAAATCCAACCGTAAGAAGATGAATCGCAAGAACGATTCCGCCACCGTATCCACTCGCATCGCCGCAATCATCGCCGCCAAGAAGCGCCGCCAGACTGGCAAACGCAGCATGTGTCAG GGAATGTGTTTTAGCCTTCCTACACCTGAAGATCCATTCAATGAGAAGCTGGGTAAAGTGGACAttgccaaaaagaaaaagaaaaaagccaAGACTAGAGATGCTCTTTcagtgaataaatctcttagacAAGCCAAGAAACCATCTCGAGTGTCCATTGGCGGTCCACCTAAGTTTCTGATGCTGTGCCTGAGCGATATAGAGAGCTCCTTTTATCAGCTTGAGAAGCCTTTGTTCACTAGCACTTGGGGGATTGAGTTCTGGAAATCTTTTCATTCTGGTAAACATGTTGTTGAGACTAGTGGAACATCTTCCACCCTTGAACAAATCGCATGGATCGTTTCAACTGCCACTGATGCTATTTCTACACGGGATAAAGACGAGGAGAATCCACTAAGCAACAGCCCTTTTCTCTTGTATCTCGTACCATCTCAGTCCAAAGCCGCTCAG GTTCGATCGGTTTGCAAGGCACTGAAACGTCTAGGAGTTCATGCAGTGAGCTTACACAATGGAGCGGAACTAGATCATCAGATTTCTGG ATTAAAAAGCTTAGAACCTGAATTTCTAGTTTCCACACCTGAGAGACTTTTGGAGATTGTTGCCCTCAAGGGAGTTGATATATCGGGGGTTTCGTTGCTG GTCATTGATGAACTAGGTTCACTTTGCGCCAGTGGTTATCTAGATGCGGTGAAATCCATTAAGCAGGCCATTTCCAGCGAGCACCGATCAATAGTTTTCAACGACAGTTTTAGTGCTTCCTATATTCCAGCAATCCAGAGTCTTTTGGGGAGATCAGTTAACAGACTTTCCCTCAGTGATTCTGTAGCCAGCCAAGCCTCTTGTATTATCCAGACTGTAAATGTCTGCGCCTCGGAGAAAAAAAAGCTGCAAAAG TTCTCAGAGGTTCTGGATTCAGCATCTTCAAGGGGAATATACATTGTTGCAAAGGAGGAAAGTTTCAGAAAGTTGACAGCTCTACTTAAGCTCAAGGGTCTCACTGTTGTAATATTCAACAGTGAGTCTACAATTATCCCAGCAATCACAAAGAG GGGAGGACAGTTGGCATATTTGATTGATATAGAACAGTTTGATTCAACCGAAATGAAGAACTTTGAAACCGTTCTACTTCCAGATTTTGTTCCATCGTTCCAAACATACGTTGAGATACTGACAAGTATGGCTAGAGACAGTGTTCGCGGTGTGCTACACAGCTTTGTAACAGAAGAGGAGGATGTGTCTGGTCTGGCTGGTTCATTGGTGAATGTTCTCGAGGATTGTGGCCAGTGCGTGCCTGACTCTTGGAGGAATCTGTCTGCTTCTATGTCTGATTGA
- the LOC106433584 gene encoding arabinogalactan protein 21, translated as MAMKMMVVFMVVAVAFSAVGQAAAATVEAPAPSPTSDAAMFVPALFASVVALASGLLF; from the coding sequence ATGGCAATGAAGATGATGGTCGTTTTCATGGTCGTTGCAGTGGCTTTCTCAGCTGTAGGACAAGCAGCTGCCGCCACCGTAGAAGCTCCCGCTCCAAGTCCAACTTCTGATGCTGCCATGTTCGTACCAGCATTGTTTGCATCCGTTGTTGCTTTGGCATCTGGTCTTCTCTTTTGA
- the BNAC03G70460D gene encoding uncharacterized protein BNAC03G70460D, which yields MEEVKGQRGNGTTDADFVLQWGERKRVRCMKVKKDQSRKSSDCLSNKRKLISRAVSSDRGSPSRHLNRPNKVVESPGNVRRSFVASPEKEDRYYTTRGSMGVDESGKIIKEPVKETKKHVWPKLFITLSNKEKEEDFLAMKGCKLPQRPKKRAKLVQKTLLLVSPGTWLSDLCKERYEVREKKTSKKRPRGLKAMGSMESDSE from the exons ATGGAAGAAGTGAAAGGACAAAGAGGAAATGGAACCACTGATGCAGATTTTGTGCTGCAATGGGGGGAGAGAAAAAGAGTTAGATGCATGAAAGTGAAGAAAGATCAAAGCCGCAAGTCATCTGATTGTTTGTCTAATAAGCGCAAACTCATTTCTCGTGCTGTCTCTTCTGACAGAGGCTCCCCTTCTCGTCATCTTAACCGTCCAAACAA GGTTGTAGAGTCTCCAGGTAATGTGAGGAGATCGTTTGTGGCGTCACCTGAGAAGGAAGATAGGTACTACACAACGAGAGGTTCAATGGGTGTAGATGAGAGTGGGAAGATTATAAAGGAACCTGTGAAGGAAACCAAGAAGCATGTGTGGCCAAAGTTGTTTATAACTTTGTCAAacaaagagaaggaagaagatttCTTGGCTATGAAAGGGTGCAAGCTTCCTCAAAGACCCAAGAAACGAGCCAAATTGGTTCAGAAGACTTTGCTT CTGGTGAGTCCAGGTACTTGGCTATCAGATCTTTGCAAAGAGAGGTATGAAGtaagagagaagaagacttCAAAGAAG CGACCAAGAGGATTGAAGGCAATGGGGAGCATGGAGAGCGATTCAGAGTAA